A window of the Cucurbita pepo subsp. pepo cultivar mu-cu-16 chromosome LG01, ASM280686v2, whole genome shotgun sequence genome harbors these coding sequences:
- the LOC111804380 gene encoding uncharacterized protein LOC111804380 — protein MGKSESAKDCKRHPNHRLLPGICPSCLRESLQRFNNQSSIYSDSVSTFSSSSSSFPHSSEFFFSGDSPRRTRHHHKRNASEMVMRSRAADLFGDKVKMGGEGGKKKGGFWSRLMGGRKAFHFHSQPKVCCREIMG, from the coding sequence ATGGGGAAATCGGAATCGGCGAAAGATTGCAAGAGGCACCCAAATCACAGACTCCTGCCCGGAATTTGCCCTTCTTGTCTCCGAGAAAGTCTTCAACGCTTCAATAACCAATCTTCAATCTATTCCGATTCTGTTTCcaccttctcttcttcttcctcttcctttccTCACTCCTCCGAGTTTTTCTTCTCCGGCGACTCTCCACGGCGGACACGCCACCATCACAAGAGGAACGCCTCCGAGATGGTCATGAGGTCGAGGGCGGCGGATTTGTTTGGGGATAAGGTGAAGATGGGCGGCGAGggagggaaaaagaaaggtgGGTTTTGGTCGAGATTGATGGGTGGGCGGAAGGCGTTTCATTTCCATTCCCAACCCAAAGTTTGTTGTAGGGAAATTATGGGTTAG